From a single Xiphophorus maculatus strain JP 163 A chromosome 5, X_maculatus-5.0-male, whole genome shotgun sequence genomic region:
- the glra3 gene encoding glycine receptor subunit alpha-3 isoform X1, whose product MRRREAAGRALLGWKLLLLVSVSRCKELDGAARTRQAPMSPSDFLDKLMGRTSGYDARIRPNFKGPPVNVSCNIFINSFGSIAETTMDYRVNIFLRQQWNDPRLAYAEYPDDSLDLDPSMLDSIWKPDLFFANEKGAHFHEVTTDNKLLRIFKNGNVLYSIRLTLTLSCPMDLKNFPMDVQTCIMQLESFGYTMNDLIFEWQENGPVQVAEGLTLPQFILKDESDLRYCTKHYNTGKFTCIEVRFHLERQMGYYLIQMYIPSLLIVILSWVSFWINMDAAPARVALGITTVLTMTTQSSGSRTSLPKVSYVKAIDIWMAVCLLFVFSALLEYAAVNFVSRQHKELLRFRRQHKSKTKEVEVQESRPASAAAVTSTPSSTKDTKVNANNAVGAVSISQNAPGGGRSTEEMRKLFIDRAKKIDTVSRAGFPLAFLFFNIFYWVLYKILRHEDVHKP is encoded by the exons CGTGAGCCGCTGTAAGGAGCTGGACGGTGCCGCCAGGACGCGCCAGGCTCCCATGTCTCCCTCCGACTTCCTGGACAAACTGATGGGCAGAACGTCGGGATACGACGCTCGGATCCGACCGAACTTTAAAG GTCCTCCGGTCAACGTCTCCTGCAACATCTTCATCAACAGCTTCGGCTCCATCGCTGAGACCACCATG GACTACCGGGTGAACATCTTCCTGCGGCAGCAGTGGAACGACCCGCGGCTGGCTTACGCCGAGTATCCTGACGACTCTCTGGACCTGGACCCGTCCATGCTGGACTCCATCTGGAAACCGGACCTGTTCTTCGCCAACGAGAAGGGAGCGCACTTCCACGAGGTCACCACCGACAACAAGCTGCTGCGCATCTTCAAGAACGGCAACGTGCTCTACTCCATACG ACTGACGCTGACGCTGTCGTGTCCCATGGACCTGAAGAACTTCCCCATGGACGTCCAGACCTGCATCATGCAGCTGGAGAGCT TCGGCTACACCATGAACGACCTGATCTTCGAGTGGCAGGAAAACGGGCCGGTCCAGGTGGCAGAGGGCCTTACGCTGCCGCAGTTCATCCTGAAGGACGAGTCGGACCTGAGATACTGCACCAAGCACTACAACAccg GTAAGTTCACCTGCATCGAGGTCCGGTTCCACCTGGAGCGGCAGATGGGTTACTACCTGATCCAGATGTACATCCCGTCCCTTCTCATTGTCATCCTGTCCTGGGTCTCCTTCTGGATCAACATGGACGCCGCGCCGGCCCGTGTGGCGCTCGGCATCACCACCGTGCTCACCATGACGACGCAGAGCTCCGGCTCCAGAACCTCGCTGCCCAAG GTGTCCTACGTAAAGGCCATTGACATCTGGATGGCCGTGTGTCTCCTCTTCGTCTTCTCTGCGCTGCTGGAATACGCCGCCGTAAACTTCGTGTCGAGGCAACACAAGGAGCTGCTGCGCTTCCGGCGCCAACACAAGAGCAAAACCAAG GAAGTGGAGGTCCAGGAGAGCCGGCCGGCGTCCGCGGCTGCGGTGACCTCCACTCCCAGCAGCACCAAGGACACCAAAGTCAACGCCAACAACGCCGTGGGAGCTGTCAGcatctcccagaatgcaccTGGAGGAGGAAGGAGCACGGAGGAGATGAGGAAGCTGTTCATCGACCGGGCCAAGAAGATCGACACGGTGTCGAGAGCCGGATTCCCTCTGGCCTTCCTCTTCTTCAACATCTTCTACTGGGTCCTCTACAAGATCCTGAGACACGAAGACGTCCACAAGCCCTGA
- the glra3 gene encoding glycine receptor subunit alpha-3 isoform X2 produces the protein MSPSDFLDKLMGRTSGYDARIRPNFKGPPVNVSCNIFINSFGSIAETTMDYRVNIFLRQQWNDPRLAYAEYPDDSLDLDPSMLDSIWKPDLFFANEKGAHFHEVTTDNKLLRIFKNGNVLYSIRLTLTLSCPMDLKNFPMDVQTCIMQLESFGYTMNDLIFEWQENGPVQVAEGLTLPQFILKDESDLRYCTKHYNTGKFTCIEVRFHLERQMGYYLIQMYIPSLLIVILSWVSFWINMDAAPARVALGITTVLTMTTQSSGSRTSLPKVSYVKAIDIWMAVCLLFVFSALLEYAAVNFVSRQHKELLRFRRQHKSKTKEVEVQESRPASAAAVTSTPSSTKDTKVNANNAVGAVSISQNAPGGGRSTEEMRKLFIDRAKKIDTVSRAGFPLAFLFFNIFYWVLYKILRHEDVHKP, from the exons ATGTCTCCCTCCGACTTCCTGGACAAACTGATGGGCAGAACGTCGGGATACGACGCTCGGATCCGACCGAACTTTAAAG GTCCTCCGGTCAACGTCTCCTGCAACATCTTCATCAACAGCTTCGGCTCCATCGCTGAGACCACCATG GACTACCGGGTGAACATCTTCCTGCGGCAGCAGTGGAACGACCCGCGGCTGGCTTACGCCGAGTATCCTGACGACTCTCTGGACCTGGACCCGTCCATGCTGGACTCCATCTGGAAACCGGACCTGTTCTTCGCCAACGAGAAGGGAGCGCACTTCCACGAGGTCACCACCGACAACAAGCTGCTGCGCATCTTCAAGAACGGCAACGTGCTCTACTCCATACG ACTGACGCTGACGCTGTCGTGTCCCATGGACCTGAAGAACTTCCCCATGGACGTCCAGACCTGCATCATGCAGCTGGAGAGCT TCGGCTACACCATGAACGACCTGATCTTCGAGTGGCAGGAAAACGGGCCGGTCCAGGTGGCAGAGGGCCTTACGCTGCCGCAGTTCATCCTGAAGGACGAGTCGGACCTGAGATACTGCACCAAGCACTACAACAccg GTAAGTTCACCTGCATCGAGGTCCGGTTCCACCTGGAGCGGCAGATGGGTTACTACCTGATCCAGATGTACATCCCGTCCCTTCTCATTGTCATCCTGTCCTGGGTCTCCTTCTGGATCAACATGGACGCCGCGCCGGCCCGTGTGGCGCTCGGCATCACCACCGTGCTCACCATGACGACGCAGAGCTCCGGCTCCAGAACCTCGCTGCCCAAG GTGTCCTACGTAAAGGCCATTGACATCTGGATGGCCGTGTGTCTCCTCTTCGTCTTCTCTGCGCTGCTGGAATACGCCGCCGTAAACTTCGTGTCGAGGCAACACAAGGAGCTGCTGCGCTTCCGGCGCCAACACAAGAGCAAAACCAAG GAAGTGGAGGTCCAGGAGAGCCGGCCGGCGTCCGCGGCTGCGGTGACCTCCACTCCCAGCAGCACCAAGGACACCAAAGTCAACGCCAACAACGCCGTGGGAGCTGTCAGcatctcccagaatgcaccTGGAGGAGGAAGGAGCACGGAGGAGATGAGGAAGCTGTTCATCGACCGGGCCAAGAAGATCGACACGGTGTCGAGAGCCGGATTCCCTCTGGCCTTCCTCTTCTTCAACATCTTCTACTGGGTCCTCTACAAGATCCTGAGACACGAAGACGTCCACAAGCCCTGA